The Theobroma cacao cultivar B97-61/B2 chromosome 1, Criollo_cocoa_genome_V2, whole genome shotgun sequence genome contains the following window.
NNNNNNNNNNNNNNNNNNNNNNNNNNNNNNNNNNNNNNNNNNNNNNNNNNNNNNNNNNNNNNNNNNNNNNNNNNNNNNNNNNNNNNNNNNNNNNNNNNNNNNNNNNNNNNNNNNNNNNNNNNNNNNNNNNNNNNNNNNNNNNNNNNNNNNNNNNNNNNNNNNNNNNNNNNNNNNNNNNNNNNNNNNNNNNNNNNNNNNNNNNNNNNNNNNNNNNNNNNNNNNNNNNNNNNNNNNNNNNNNNNNNNNNNNNNNNNNNNNNNNNNNNNNNNNNNNNNNNNNNNNNNNNNNNNNNNNNNNNNNNNNNNNNNNNNNNNNNNNNNNNNNNNNNNNNNNNNNNNNNNNNNNNNNNNNNNNNNNNNNNNNNNNNNNNNNNNNNNNNNNNNNNNNNNNNNNNNNNNNNNNNNNNNNNNNNNNNNNNNNNNNNNNNNNNNNNNNNNNNNNNNNNNNNNNNNNNNNNNNNNNNNNNNNNNNNNNNNNNNNNNNNNNNNNNNNNNNNNNNNNNNNNNNNNNNNNNNNNNNNNNNNNNNNNNNNNNNNNNNNNNNNNNNNNNNNNNNNNNNNNNNNNNNNNNNNNNNNNNNNNNNNNNNNNNNNNNNNNNNNNNNNNNNNNNNNNNNNNNNNNNNNNNNNNNNNNNNNNNNNNNNNNNNNNNNNNNNNNNNNNNNNNNNNNNNNNNNNNNNNNNNNNNNNNNNNNNNNNNNNNNNNNNNNNNNNNNNNNNNNNNNNNNNNNNNNNNNNNNNNNNNNNNNNNNNNNNNNNNNNNNNNNNNNNNNNNNNNNNNNNNNNNNNNNNNNNNNNNNNNNNNNNNNNNNNNNNNNNNNNNNNNNNNNNNNNNNNNNNNNNNNNNNNNNNNNNNNNNNNNNNNNNNNNNNNNNNNNNNNNNNNNNNNNNNNNNNNNNNNNNNNNNNNNNNNNNNNNNNNNNNNNNNNNNNNNNNNNNNNggttagttgaatattgtgaggaattatgattgttgaaaggatttatttgcctaagctagttgaaaattattaagattgtatggcatgttgtttgaaagatatgaaaaaggaatattgtggatggaggattgagaaacaaagtattaaaagttagatagataataatgcatgtaaactaggaaataatcgagtgaaagtgagaatgattgttgttgccatatatgtggattatgtatgaaaatataagatggatttgggtggaaattatttagaaaggttgaagtagaCACGTGACATCATAATTAAATTGCCGGTGatataatttaaggaattacgTAAGCAATGAATATAcgtaattttagttaaaatgtaTTACgatgtgagttaattgaagatggtttcatgataagatgaaaaatataaatttgagtaaggattaattgattgaagtgctacccgtatacatatataattaaatatattgagtttgtattattgttaggaagtgcaaagataagGTTAGAGTATTGTGGTGGCGTGCCAGAGTAAACATCGAGCGATCGACCAATGAAAATAATCAGACACACCTCCGATCAAATAACGATGTAATATCCCGTTATCgaaaggtgagtgaacttgcatttcaaaatgttttgggaaaatattatgtgttttaatgGATCATTTGGGAATTGTAttagtttttgctttaaaatttccttagaacaagcccttgataaaatgttttgatattgtgaaatgtgaaatgtgaaaaaggatgaatccatatgttttctgtataatgttgatatacatgtatatatactatgtcataaatggtaccattgtgtgacaaatgtaACCGTGCATGAGCTAGGTGAGATGTGGTGTCCGgttatgtgcacgatgtggtgggatgcacatgagctgggtgagatgtggtgtccggctatgtgcacgatgtggtgtccggctatgtgcacgatgcggtgggatgcacatgagctgggtgagatatggtgtccggctatgtgcacaatgtggtgggatgcacatgagctgggtgagataaAATGATTTCtggaaatttcctctcttttcgatttcatgctaaatatggttccttcattatgaaatgatttaataactaGGGGTTTgatggagggattttaataagaacgtgaactaagttgcattgttttcaaagatgtgcatcatgatttctaaaccttctttaacgttgcttgttcccttcctatgttcactcattgagtttgtactcacttttttaaaattcatgttttaggtttttcaGAGTCAAAGGTGATTGGGTCCTAGGACAAGGTGCCTTTCCCAATCCATTGCTCGAtaggtttaccatgacattaaatgttagcaaccATGCCTAGAGTCACTCTGCTGACGGTCAAgttctaattatgtgtatatgactATTTGTTGTGAAATGCTGAGATTCACTTGtcaaattatatgtatgtatataatggttgatgatgccattatgaatacaTGACTAGgttttatgagttgttttcaaaggaattgtaaTTAAGTATTATGAATTTCggattctaaaggaatatggattaacgtataagatcatgtaagtatgcttgcttgggcttggtgggctgagcccattggtCATTTACGTCGatcatggctcgaaaattgATCTATGATTGCAGAGGtctaaaaattcttatttcttcCCATATTGCATTTAGCTCAGTAAAATAAACGTCAATACCTCTCATACCTGGATTCAGATTGGACAGAGTAAATTGAAGATGACAGATCCAAGCATCATCGGGCTAAGagacattttttttaagagtttcCTAGATCTGGTGTGCTGAGTGCATGAAAAAAATGGTGGAAGCAATCGGTGGAGAAATCGATTCGATCAACCATGCAATGATCAAATTGTTGCAACGTAGCCAAGAAACGTAAAtctcattattatttttaggcTCATTAACTGTTCCATCCACCAACCGAGCCTTATTCCGAATAGAGAGGGCTAACATAAACTAATGACTCCAAGAGACATAGTTAGTGGAGGTAAGTTTGAGATTGATCACCACTGACCCATGGTGATCtgaatgatgaaaaaagtAAGGAGATTGAGGGTCCTTAGAAGGGGGAAGAAGAGTTCTCAAGCTTGTAGTTCCAACCATGGAAGAACAGAGGAAGAACTAGAAAATGAAGATCTTaagaggaaaataaaaaaagactGAGAAATCAATGAAGAAAAGCTTGATGATCTGAAAAATGATGACAGAAAATACTGgtagaaaaatcaaaaagcTCCATGGATCATGCaaggctttgataccatgtaAATTccatgaagaaagaaagacattgaaaaatggagaaaatatTTGGAGAGGAAAACTTGAATCGTCTTTTGTGTATTATTCACacaattgaaaaatatgtaCAGACCCTGTTTTTATATGTAATGCCAGGTCACTACTTTACAAGCCAACAAATCAatattatttacattaaagatataaaaaattagaatacaaactatatataaaatactatATCTCTATTAGtttataacttttatgttGAGCATTGGGGTATAAAAGCTGTAAACCCTCCTTTTGTTGCTTGGTCAGTGGGACTTTCCCTTGTTGTTAATGAAATATAATCTctcaatataaataaataaataaaatgatcatGTAGTAAAGAGCTCAGCACGAAAGCTCAAGTCAGGGACTATCCTTGTTTTTCCTTAGTTCATTTGCTTTCTTTAATACATTGATTCTTTCTTAACCCCCTTCCAAAAGAACAAGTCCTACACTATATATGTTCATATCCATTTGTTTTCGAATTTTGTTGATTCTTAGCAAATATACTGCTTGATAAATTATTCTCTCGATACTATTTATGCAAAGTTCTTAATAAAAAAGCCATCATGAAAAACATTTTCTAGAGACTTATAAAGTGAAGTAAAAAATTGGGCAAAGAAATACCAACATCTACAAGAGTCCAAGACGGATATACCTTGCAAGACCATGAAGCGAACACATCAAAGGTTTGATGTAGACTCCTGATAGCACATTTGGTTCGCGAAATAGAcaagaatagaatagaatagttattctgtgggaatagaataaagtgagaatagaataaaatagttattacttTGTTTGATATTGTGAATAGAATAGAGCAGGAATTgctattatgatttattacaGTGTTTGATTGGTGGAAATAAGAttggaataagaaaggaataggTGATAAAAAGACAGAAATAACCTTGACCatattaacatttattttcataaaaaaataaaattatccttattatcatttaaatacatatttatcCTAAAAGACAATTAtccatcataattatattttatcccaattactaaaaataattataatttactcacatatttttataaatggataattattttaaaatataatttagttatattatattttatccatcataatcaattaaatttttgtgtatatatgtttatttttagcAAATTCTTCACGTATTatgaatcattttcaaaatattgtttagaaaaaatattggagaagaaatatttgggaaaaaaaatgaaaaaactagTAGATGTAGAGCAGCTGAGAGAGAGGGGAAGTCGGGTGAGAGAGCAGAGCGGTTGAGAGAGAGGGGAAGATGGGTGAGAGAGTGGCTGAGAGAGAGGGGAAGATGggtgagagaaagagggaacggagaaagagagaaaaaaaaaattcttttatatgGATAGAGTTGtgattttgtaaatttaataagggtattttagtcattaaACATTCCAGACTTATTCTATGAGTCACAGAATAGATAAAACCAAGGGGAGCACCGGTATTAGTAAAACCAGACTTTTTACCCATTTTACATAATAAAGATTCCTTAGGAATTCTTATTCCTCATTCAACTTTTAAACCAAACAAGGGTATAGGGTATGGTTGGGAATAGGGGGGGAATAGCATACCATACCAAACGGGCCATAAGTGTTCCAAAATCTAGAAAGTTAGATCCTGCTGCCATATGGTTTAGAAATTTCTTACAGAGTGTCTACTATTACTAGTGTAATGAGAACAAAAGTGTCTTGCATTTTCGATTGGTTTAATGAACAAGTTCTTTTATCTCTGGAAAAACTTGCTCCTCCTCTCTCTATTTTTAGTTGTGAGCAAACATTTTTTGACCATTTCCATGTAGCGCCGCCCTGTACTCAAGTTCTCTCAGCTTTCTGGCACACCTGTAACAACGCGCATATGGGTACTAACTACTCtgcttttagaatttgttcAGTTTAGAAAAGTTTTTGATTCCAATTTTGAAAAAGTGAGGATTAGATTTTATGCAATGAAAAAGTGTTATCTCTTATTGTTTAACTCAAAATCGTGTATGTTGTGATGAAATTTAAGTCAATATTTCCTCTAACATCTTTATGCTTggcattaaatttatttcatcaTTGAAAAGCTAAGCAACTCAAATGAAGAAATCAGGCCTTTATATTCTGGGTGTCAAGTtcaaaaacaagagaaaaagaaaagagtgagGAGATTGTAAAGGATGGTGAACAAACTGCAAATGGCTAACTTTCTTTCCATCtttgaataaattaattaaatggtCTCCACTCTCCAATCAGATAACACCAACCTGCACATTCTTACATCGGCAAAAAGGTAGTTTTTTTACTCACCTAACCATTTCCCTGTACGCCAATATTGTCAGTGATAGCTTAAGCCACCACGATTCCTTCCAactatatttaatttaaaagacTTAATCATTGTCAACTGCTCCAGCTTGTAGCACAATATGTAGACCTGATCATTCCATAAACCAGAAAGAGAGAGTAAGAAGggggaaagaaaagaatgaagCTATCTCTCATTTCCATTATCTTCATCTTCGCCCTGCAGGCGTTATCAGTCCCGCCGGTGAATTCACAACAGACAGATTCTTGCAGCTCCAGACTAAACCTTGATGTGCCCTTTGATACATCTTCTCTCAACTGCCTTTCTGTCTGGAGCAGCCATGATTTCATCCTCAGAGTAAGTCTTACTTTAACAGTATACATCGGAAAATTTTGTTACCGTTATCATATATTTAGGAGAATTAGGATATTAATGTTGGTATATTCTATATGCATGTAAAACCATTGTGCAGTATGTTCAGACCTCATCGAACCTATGGAGTTTTGTTCTCTCCGCGCCTGATACAAATTCCTTTGTTGCGATGGGGTTTTCGAGCAATGGAATGATGGTGGGATCAAGCGCTATGGTGGGGTGGATCTCAACTGATGGCACTGCAACAATAAAGCAATATTTTCTTGGGGGCACGAGATCAAATCTAGTGCTGCCTGACCAAGGGAACCTGACGGTCGTTAACAATTCTTCCTCCATAACTTCCCAATCCTCGCGTCTATACCTGGCTTTCCAGTTGAATACCAGTCAACCCCTGTCACGGGTGCTATATTCTGTCGGACAGATAGGGGTGTATCCAACTTCTCCAGGCTATGCCTTGGCTGAACACCGTGACAAAGTCTCCACcagcttgaattattttacagGTGAATAATAGAAATACTTTAAAACCACTTTCTGTTTTagacaattattaaaaaagcAGCTTAGTTGATGTGATGACAGCAGGATTTGCAGTGCTCTGCCGACCATGATGAAAGCATACCTTAGGGACTTATTCCTAGtttaatagtttattaatcagaatatataaatatatattttaaaaaagagaCATTTACATCTTTTAAGTGAAGGCACATGCATTTTCatacataaaaatttgaagaaatttgtcaattttctctcttgaatGGAGTTCATTGCTCTGCCAGCATAATGTATTTACTTGCATTCAAATAAAGATTAAGGTCAACATAAAGTACAGAAAACAAGTCAATTTCAGAGGAATTATTTGGATTTATGGAATGCAACAGGTAAAAGTGCAGCAAAGAGCCCACACTCAAGATTAAGGAAGAGCCATGGAATACTAAATATGCTTAGTTGGGGACTATTGATGATAATTGGAGCAATAGTTGCTCGTTACTTTAAGCAATGGGATCCAATCTGGTTTTATTCCCACGCTGTGATTCAGTCCTGTGCTTTCATCCTCGGGCTATCGGGTATAATATGTGGATTTGTTTTAGAAGATCGTCTCAAGGCTGATGTCTCCACCCACAAAGGTCTTGGGATCTTCATTCTTGTGCTGGGATGCCTCCAGGTTTGTCTCTATATTCATTTATGGAAGCATTTCAGAGCACCTTCCTTATCTAAGCTGACTCATATGCATGTGCTAGTTTAATTATGATATACCGTAAGTACATATGCTTATGTCCTATGGTCTCTAACTTATCATCATGCCTATGTGATATATCATACTATCCGCTCCTAACATGATGGCAAAGTGGGGATTTAACCAGTTAGAACACAGAAATAAACTTATGCAATGCTTGTAAGTTAATTTTTGGACTCCAGAGTCAATGTCAAAGATAAGTATGTGTCTGACATGGGTACTTTGTGAAATGTAAAAGTCAGAGCAACAAAGTTACAAGCACCTGAAATGAGACAGTAGATAATTTAATTGAAGTTTGAGGACCATATAAGAATTTCCATggttttacatatatatagatatatggGTTGTATATATAAGATCgttttattgattttgttttatagGTAATGGCACTTTTTGCCCGGCCAGGCAAGGAATCCAAGCTGCGTAAATTCTGGAATTGGTACCATTACAGTGCGGGGAGAATTTTGAATGTATTTGCAATAGCGAATGTCTTCTATGGGATTCACTTgggagaaaaaggaaaaggatgGAATGTTGGTTACGGGGTTGTTATCGCCATCTTGGttttagtttcttttattttagaGTTGAAAATGTGGAGGAGAAATTAAGATTTCGGATCTTTAGCTTGAGAAACGCTCTTTAATTAACTTATTGTATTTTACTAGAAGCCAGTTCATAATAAGTcattcattctctctctctctgtgtcCAGCTCGGAAATTtagtaaattaaataattaatttcatgatTCAATTGGAAAAAGGTGGATATGATTAAATCAGCAGTAGGTTATTGGTCTTTTTCTTTCGCTTTCGATGTTGACGCTTGTTTGACGGTAAGAGTGAGCATTCGATTGATtcattgttaaaaattaaaattgaacctctcaaataaataatcaaaattaaccCAACTTAAAGGAGTAATCAAAGTTAATTGTAATCGACTAAATTCTATCAATTCCAGCagttttaatcatatttaactttttcatCACATCAATTATGAAAACTCAAAGTacttatgtttattttttgaatttttattaagaacatgacacttttttttttattttttttgttaaaatgaTTGGTGGCAAGTTCTTTATATAAACTTGCAAGTGTCTCGATACAATCTTTTCATTAACGCACTTTTATGTCTTGAAAAAATATCTCTGCATATTGCAAGATATGATCTTTGaataaaagtatttttttaataattatattataaaaaaaaaaactattcaTACTAAAAGCTAACATTTCATAtccaaatatttgattaatggtgtttttcaattatttcgTAATTTTTGGATTTAAAGGGATTTTAATATGTCATATtacgaggtataacttttcaCATGAAAAATCACTTACAATTTAATAGTCATAGTAAATGACATAATCTTTCAATTGATGTAACTTTCAAGTAATTACaactttttatataaaaaaacattaattttcatttataactTTCATATGGAgacataatttttcatttcgaAAATATCCTAATAAAATCTTAGACATCATCTCTAAAGATTGTCTTCTTTGTATTTCTGCGGTATCTTGGGTATTGTTTCCGGTGATTGGGAGGTTGGTTAGCCTTATATTTTGTGTAATTgatgtatgaaattaatgaaaaacaattttaaaaaaataatttatttaaataattcaaaattaaactttttaaaata
Protein-coding sequences here:
- the LOC18612564 gene encoding cytochrome b561 and DOMON domain-containing protein At3g07570, with protein sequence MKLSLISIIFIFALQALSVPPVNSQQTDSCSSRLNLDVPFDTSSLNCLSVWSSHDFILRYVQTSSNLWSFVLSAPDTNSFVAMGFSSNGMMVGSSAMVGWISTDGTATIKQYFLGGTRSNLVLPDQGNLTVVNNSSSITSQSSRLYLAFQLNTSQPLSRVLYSVGQIGVYPTSPGYALAEHRDKVSTSLNYFTGKSAAKSPHSRLRKSHGILNMLSWGLLMIIGAIVARYFKQWDPIWFYSHAVIQSCAFILGLSGIICGFVLEDRLKADVSTHKGLGIFILVLGCLQVMALFARPGKESKLRKFWNWYHYSAGRILNVFAIANVFYGIHLGEKGKGWNVGYGVVIAILVLVSFILELKMWRRN